From a single Candoia aspera isolate rCanAsp1 chromosome 2, rCanAsp1.hap2, whole genome shotgun sequence genomic region:
- the LTC4S gene encoding leukotriene C4 synthase encodes MLHKIALLATVTILGVLEQAYFAIQVIVFRRKFKISPPIASGPPEFERIFRAQANCSEYFPIFLSLLWVAGIFSHQVLTAFCGLIYLYARYQYFKGYAHSAERRLGPMYFSTGVLCILIGLSVVGLLVHFVQHF; translated from the exons ATGCTGCACAAGATAGCTTTACTGGCCACTGTTACCATTTTGGGTGTGCTGGAACAAG CCTATTTTGCCATTCAGGTGATCGTTTTTCGGCGGAAATTCAAAATCTCTCCTCCCATCGCTTCAGGCCCACCAGAATTTGAAAGGATCTTCAGAGCCCA AGCAAATTGCTCAGAATATTTCCCAATATTTCTCTCACTCTTATGGGTAGCTGGGATCTTCTCCCATCAAG TTTTGACTGCATTCTGTGGACTAATTTACCTCTATGCTCGCTATCAATACTTTAAAGGATATGCACATTCTGCTGAAAGAAG ATTGGGCCCCATGTATTTCAGCACCGGAGTCCTTTGCATTCTTATTGGGTTGTCCGTGGTGGGATTACTTGTCCATTTTGTGCAACACTTTTGA